From the Musa acuminata AAA Group cultivar baxijiao chromosome BXJ3-1, Cavendish_Baxijiao_AAA, whole genome shotgun sequence genome, the window TGAATATTAATGTGCTAAGTACTAACAATTATCTACAACACGAGTGTCAGGTAAAGGATGACACCAACTATTTCATCAATTTATCCCATAAATGTAACTCAATCATCCAACATGATGGACCACATATATAATATTCTCCCCAACGCATGAGAATATTTTACATGACATGGCTCCATCAGGCCCCTCGGCCCATGTGTCTCTCATAGGGGAAGAGATTTATACGTGGGGCGATTTGACGATACCCGAAAGACTGCGGTCTTCGGCCCCACATACGGGTTCACTGATTGCCACCCGCCACGTGCATGGCACGTGTGAGATAATTTTTCCGCGGCCCACCTCGAGAGTAGTGCTGCAGTCACCACGTGGGACTCGTCCGCTCGTCCATCAACGGTAGCCTCTCGCGGGTCGGATTCAGAAAAGCACAAGCAGCCGTAAGATACTGAAACGACGCCATTACCAAGTCCAAATTAACAACTCACCGTTTCCTACCCATTCGCGTGCCTGGCAGCCACGAGGAAGCCGTGGAATCCACTTACCAAGGTCGACTAGTAGCGCGGGTAGGCGAGACACGTACCCTTCGATCGCCTGACGACAAAGCTCCTCAATTGCCAAACTCGAGAGCACCGCGAAAACCTTTCACACCGCGTCACACCGTTCGCTAGGATCACACGCATCGCCCCCCGCGGGACCCAATGACCTGCTGAGTCAGGATAACGTACGGGGGTCGGCGGGTACGGAATCATCTGGTAGAAGAGACCTCTTCTCATTGCGTCGTCGGAGAAAAGATACACAAAAGAGGGGCTCCGCCCATATCTCACGCCGAGGGTTTCCAACCTCAGCGAAGCCGTCCACGCAAGCTTCATTGCACCCGAAAGCCACCGCTGCCCTTCCTCTCCTCTCGTCACCACATTCCACTCGCCCGTTGCCCCATCGCCGTCACTGGATCGGCAGCAGATTGCCTCCTTCCTCTCGTCTCGCTCTGTTCGCAGGTACATGATCGCTTCCTTTCTACTGTTTGTGCTCTTAGCAAAGTTgtagagaagagaaagagagaagagaaccGTCGAGAGGTACTTGCCTGCTCTTCCTCTTATTATCGTCCTTTCTTCGCCTCTTTTCCTCTTGCTTCCCGGCCAAGCAACAGTCGCCGTTTGTTCCGCGTCGTCCCGTCATTACCTCGTTCCAGAAACCGCCATAGGGGGAGAAGCCGTTGTAACCGCAGAGTAATTTTCTACGCGATAAGCTCCTCCATCGAACGACGCCATGGTTGGTGATTTGGTGAAAATAATTGGGGCGTGAGATTGGCAGCAGAGCGAGTGAGACACACACAAGAGAAAATGAACCTCGTTACACGCGTCCCGCACTTGTTTCCCCAAAATTGTCTCCTTCTCATCCTGCGTCTGGGTCCCACAGAAGTATGTGGCTTGGGAGTTTTCGACTCACGAGCGCTAAAAAggagaataagaaaaagaaaagaagaggagagaagaagGAAACTTGCATTTTTCACTTAAATCTCTCTATTTTACATGTCAGCTGACACTTTTGTACGTATTTTATTCCCCCGCTCCGAAGCTACGAGTTTCTCCTCTCTCTACAGCTCAAAAAGAttcgaaaaggagaagaagacacAGCAGAGCGGGAGAGGGAAAGGTACAGACGTTCGCCCAGATCTGATGCGGCCATGAACCTTCGCCAGCGCCCCACCCGGACCGGCCCGGGCGCCGTCTATGGCCCCGGCCCGACGGCGCCGCCTCGCAACATGGTTGGACCGCCCGGTGCCGGCGGCCCGGGGGAGGATGTCTACAACATCATCCCCATCCACAACCTCCTCGCCGACCACCCCTGCCTCCGCTTCCCCGAGGTTCGCGCCGCCATGGATGCCCTCCGCGACATGGTCGGGATCCCGACGCCGCTCTTCGTCCCTTGGCATTCCGGCCTCGACCTCCTCGACTGGCTTGGTATCTCCTTCGGCTTCCAACGAGACAACGTCCGCAACCAGCGGGAacacctcgtcctcctcctcgccaACGCGCAGATGCGCCTCCAGCCCCCGCCGGACAACGCGGACGTCCTCGACCCCTCCGTCGTCCGCCATGTCCGCAAGAAGCTCCTCCACAACTACACCACCTGGTGCACCTTTCTCGGCCGCAAGCCCCACGTATCTCTCCCCGACTCCGGCCTCCGCCGCGCCAGTCCGGACCCCCGCCGCGAGCTCCTCTACGTTTCCCTCTACCTCCTCGTCTGGGGCGAGGCCGCCAACCTCCGCTTCCTCCCCGAGTGCCTCTCCTACATCTTCCACAACATGGCCATGGACCTCAACCGCGTCCTCGAGGGCTACATTGATGACGCCACGGGGCAGCGCGCCCTACCCGTCACCTCCGGCGAGAACGGCTTTCTCACCCGCGTCGTCACCCCGATCTACCTGACCATCCAGGGCGAGGTCGAGGCCAGCCGCAATGGCACCGCCCCCAACTCCGCCTGGCGCAACTATGACGACATCAACGAGTACTTCTGGAGCAACCATTGCTTCGAGCGCCTCCGCTGGCCCCTTGACCGGTCCAAGGACTTCTTCCTGACGCCGCCCAACAAGAACCGCATTGGGAAGACGGGCTTCGTGGAGCAGCGCTCCTTTTGGAACCTCTTCCGCAGCTTCGACCGCTTGTGGGTCATGCTCATTCTCTTCCTACAGGCGGCCATCATCGTGGCATGGCGTGGGGAGACATACCCGTGGCAGAATCTCCAGACCCGCGATGACCAGGTCCGGGTCTTGACCATCTTCATCACCTGGGCTGGCCTCCGGTTGCTCCAGTCCATCCTTGACGCCGGCACCCAGTACAGCCTCGTGTCATCCGAGACCAAGCTGCTCGGGGTTCGCATGGTGCTCAAGAGCCTCGTCGCCATCACGTGGACGGTTGCATTCTCGGTTCTCTACTCCCAGATATGGGAGCAGAGGAACCGTGACAGGCGGTGGTCACAGGCCGCAAACCAGCAGCTGGTGAACTTTCTCGAGGCGGCTGCTGTATTCATCCTCCCAGAGCTGCTCGCCATCATCCTCTTCATCCTGCCCTGGCTCCGGAACTTCCTCGAGAAGACCAATTGGAGAATCTTCTACATGCTCACTTGGTGGTTCCAGAGCCGAATATTCATCGGTAGAGGGCTCAGGGAGGGCTTGTTGGACAACCTCAAGTATGCCATCTTCTGGATTGCACTCCTTTCTGCCAAGTTCTCCTTCAGTTACTTCCTCCAGATCAAGCCGATGGTTGCCCCTACCAAGGCTATGCTCGAACTTCGAAACATTGAGTATGAGTGGCATGAGTTCTTTTCTCGCACCAACAGGTTCGGCGTGGTTATCTTGTGGCTTCCTGTCATCCTGATCTATCTGATGGATATCCAGATTTGGTACTCAATCTTCTCTTCATTTGTTGGTGCGCTAGTGGGCCTGTTCTCGCACCTGGGTGAGATTCGTGATGTCCAGCAGTTGAGACTGAGGTTCCAGTTCTTTGCTAGTGCAATGAAGTTCAATCTGATGCCAGAGGAGCAACTAACCGAGGAACATGACTCGCTGAGGAGTAAATTCAGAGATGCTGTCAACCGGCTAAAGCTGAGGTATGGCTTGGGGCGCCCATACAAGAAGATTGAATCGAATCAGGTTGGTCCCAGCAGGTTTGCATTGATATGGAATGAGATAATTCAAACGTTCAGGGAGGAGGATATTTTAAGTGACCGCGAAGTAGAGCTTCTTGAGCTGCCACCCTATACATGGAAGATCCGGGTGATTAGGTGGCCATGCATTTTACTCTGCAATGAGCTGTTGCTTGCTCTCAGCCAGGTAAACGAATACAAGGCTAATGACAGAAAACACTGGAGAATGATTTGCAAGAATGAATACAGGCGATGTGCAGTAATCGAGGTATATGACAGCATCAAGTCCTTGCTTCTGGATATCATCAATAAAGGAACCGAAGAGCATTCCATTGTTGCCCGGGTATATGAGGAGTTTGATAATTGGATTAGGGTGGAGAAGTTTTCGGTGGAATATAATATGTTCATTCTGCAGAGTATATATGATAAACTGGTTATCCTCCTGGGCACATTGGTCAAGCCAAACAAGGACAGGAACAAAGTGGTCCACACATTGCAGACCCTCTATGACATTGTTACCCGTGACTTCCCCAATAACAAGAAGAGCATCAAGCAACTTAAAGAAGCAGGGTTGGCACCGAGGGGATCAAGTGATCTGCTCTTTGAGAATGCCATTGAATTGCCCAATGCAGACAATGAGAACTTCTACAGGCAGGTAAGACGGCTGCACACAATTCTTACATCGAAAGATTCAATGAACAATGTACCGAAAAATCTGGAGGCCCGAAGGCGTATTGCTTTCTTCAGCAACTCATTGTTCATGAACATGCCCAGAGCTCCCAAGGTGGAAAAGATGAGGGCCTTTAGTGTCTTGACTCCATATTACAATGAGGAAGTTCTGTACAGCAAGGAGCAGCTTCACTCAGAAAATGAAGATGGCATCTCTATCATATTCTATCTGCAGAAGATTTATGAAGATGACTGGGCAAACTTTTTGGAACGTATGCATAGAGAAGGCATGGTTGATGAGGAAGAGCTATGGAACAAACGGTCGAGAGATCTTCGCCTTTGGGCCTCATATAGGGGTCAGACACTGTCACGCACGGTGAGAGGAATGATGTACTATTACAGGGCTCTCAAAATGCTTACCTTTCTTGATAATGCTTCTGAGATTGACATCAGCGATGGTTCAAGGGAGCTAGCTTCTGTTGGTTTGTCAAGGAGACGAATAAATGATATAGATGGCTTGGAAGATGGGGGCAAGTCACTATCACGAGACCGTAACAGAGCTAGCAGTGGTATCAGCTTGTTGTTTAAAGGCCATGAACATGGGACTGCCATGATGAAGTACACTTATGTGCTGGCCTGCCAGATTTATGGAAACCAGAAAGCCAAGAATGATGCACGTGCCAGTgatattttgtatctaatgaagaaCAATGAAGCCCTTCGTGTGGCTTATGTTGATGAAAAGAAGTCCGGGAGGGATGAAGTGGAATATTACTCTGTTCTTGTGAGATATGATCAGCAACTGGAGAAAGAGGTAGAGATATACCGGGTCCGTTTGCCAGGGCCACTGAAGCTTGGAGAAGGCAAACCAGAGAACCAGAACCATGCCCTCATCTTCACAAGGGGTGATGCAGTGCAGACTATTGACATGAATCAAGACAATTATTTTGAAGAGGCCCTCAAAATGCGCAA encodes:
- the LOC135629432 gene encoding callose synthase 12-like — protein: MNLRQRPTRTGPGAVYGPGPTAPPRNMVGPPGAGGPGEDVYNIIPIHNLLADHPCLRFPEVRAAMDALRDMVGIPTPLFVPWHSGLDLLDWLGISFGFQRDNVRNQREHLVLLLANAQMRLQPPPDNADVLDPSVVRHVRKKLLHNYTTWCTFLGRKPHVSLPDSGLRRASPDPRRELLYVSLYLLVWGEAANLRFLPECLSYIFHNMAMDLNRVLEGYIDDATGQRALPVTSGENGFLTRVVTPIYLTIQGEVEASRNGTAPNSAWRNYDDINEYFWSNHCFERLRWPLDRSKDFFLTPPNKNRIGKTGFVEQRSFWNLFRSFDRLWVMLILFLQAAIIVAWRGETYPWQNLQTRDDQVRVLTIFITWAGLRLLQSILDAGTQYSLVSSETKLLGVRMVLKSLVAITWTVAFSVLYSQIWEQRNRDRRWSQAANQQLVNFLEAAAVFILPELLAIILFILPWLRNFLEKTNWRIFYMLTWWFQSRIFIGRGLREGLLDNLKYAIFWIALLSAKFSFSYFLQIKPMVAPTKAMLELRNIEYEWHEFFSRTNRFGVVILWLPVILIYLMDIQIWYSIFSSFVGALVGLFSHLGEIRDVQQLRLRFQFFASAMKFNLMPEEQLTEEHDSLRSKFRDAVNRLKLRYGLGRPYKKIESNQVGPSRFALIWNEIIQTFREEDILSDREVELLELPPYTWKIRVIRWPCILLCNELLLALSQVNEYKANDRKHWRMICKNEYRRCAVIEVYDSIKSLLLDIINKGTEEHSIVARVYEEFDNWIRVEKFSVEYNMFILQSIYDKLVILLGTLVKPNKDRNKVVHTLQTLYDIVTRDFPNNKKSIKQLKEAGLAPRGSSDLLFENAIELPNADNENFYRQVRRLHTILTSKDSMNNVPKNLEARRRIAFFSNSLFMNMPRAPKVEKMRAFSVLTPYYNEEVLYSKEQLHSENEDGISIIFYLQKIYEDDWANFLERMHREGMVDEEELWNKRSRDLRLWASYRGQTLSRTVRGMMYYYRALKMLTFLDNASEIDISDGSRELASVGLSRRRINDIDGLEDGGKSLSRDRNRASSGISLLFKGHEHGTAMMKYTYVLACQIYGNQKAKNDARASDILYLMKNNEALRVAYVDEKKSGRDEVEYYSVLVRYDQQLEKEVEIYRVRLPGPLKLGEGKPENQNHALIFTRGDAVQTIDMNQDNYFEEALKMRNLLEEYSYNYGARKPTILGVREHVFTGSVSSLAWFMSAQETSFVTLGQRVLANPLKVRMHYGHPDVFDRLWFLSRGGISKASRVINISEDIFAGFNCTLRGGNVTHHEYIQVGKGRDVGLNQISMFEAKVASGNGEQTLSRDVYRLGHRLDFFRMLSFFYTTVGFYFNTMMVVLTVYAYIWGHVYLALSGLESSIKNIADSTDNAALGTVINQQFIIQLGLFTALPMVIENSIEHGFLPAIWDFLTMQLQLASMFYTFSLGTKAHYYGRTILHGGAKYRATGRGFVVEHKKFAENYRLFSRSHFIKAIEIGVILTVYASYSPLAKNTFVYVVMTISSWFLVVSWIMAPFAFNPSGFDWLKTVYDFDDFMTWIWYPSYISATSDLSWEKWWNEENDHLRTTGLWGKLLEIILDLRYFLFQYGIVYQLKIADGSHSVAVYLLSWICIVAAVGIFVYVNYARDKYAAKEHITYRAIQSFIIIFVIFVTVLLLEVTSFEIVDIFTSLLAFIPTGWGLISIAQVIKPFIESTVLWETVVAVARLYDIMFGLVVMAPVAFLSWMPGFQEMQTRILFNEAFSRGLQISRILTGKKSETI